One region of Intestinimonas massiliensis (ex Afouda et al. 2020) genomic DNA includes:
- a CDS encoding YjjW family glycine radical enzyme activase, whose protein sequence is MKALVNRIIHTSVVDGPGNRAAIFLQGCNYTCSYCHNPETIHRCVHCGVCVPVCPTGALTMELDKVVWREEKCCKCDQCLAACPNMASAKVREYSASEVMALLKNDLPFIRGITVSGGECSLQRDFLLELFTLAKKKKLTCLMDSNGSYDYTADAELMAVCDGVMLDVKAWDDGLHRKLTGMGSRMVIDNAVQLAKAGKLEEVRTVVVPDYLDSEQTVTEITRLLSPFLETGSIRYKIIAYRPFGVRQPFRSQLRVPTADELQHLEDIARRNGFTDIVLI, encoded by the coding sequence ATGAAAGCGCTTGTCAACAGAATCATCCACACCAGCGTCGTGGATGGGCCCGGAAACAGAGCTGCGATCTTCCTGCAGGGCTGCAATTACACCTGTAGCTACTGCCATAATCCCGAAACCATCCATCGCTGTGTCCATTGTGGTGTCTGCGTCCCTGTCTGCCCCACCGGGGCCCTGACCATGGAGCTGGACAAGGTGGTCTGGCGGGAGGAGAAGTGCTGCAAATGTGACCAGTGTCTGGCCGCCTGCCCCAATATGGCCTCGGCCAAGGTCCGAGAATATTCCGCATCCGAGGTAATGGCGCTGCTGAAGAATGACCTCCCCTTCATCCGGGGCATCACCGTCTCCGGCGGCGAATGCTCCCTACAGCGGGATTTCCTGCTGGAGCTGTTTACCTTGGCCAAAAAAAAGAAGCTCACCTGCCTGATGGACAGCAACGGCAGCTACGACTACACGGCTGATGCTGAACTGATGGCTGTATGCGACGGCGTCATGCTGGATGTGAAGGCCTGGGATGACGGCCTGCACCGCAAGCTCACCGGCATGGGCAGCCGGATGGTCATCGACAATGCCGTCCAGCTCGCCAAAGCTGGCAAGCTGGAAGAGGTGCGAACCGTGGTGGTACCGGATTATCTGGACAGCGAGCAGACGGTGACGGAGATCACCCGGCTTCTGTCCCCCTTCTTGGAAACGGGCTCCATCCGCTACAAGATCATCGCCTACCGCCCCTTTGGCGTCCGGCAACCCTTTCGCAGCCAACTGCGGGTCCCCACCGCCGATGAACTTCAGCATCTGGAGGATATCGCCAGACGCAACGGCTTTACCGACATTGTGCTGATCTGA
- a CDS encoding YjjI family glycine radical enzyme has translation MKKEVKAVIDNCALTHEQAMMNLSSIPLNYVEFFDTTPRFRELREAGVLCTMSEGNGTYAPRYVLPDYEKLMREGCRFLRLDPPTNLWEAVTVLEIFYQHIPSVTHFPVYLGPVDKLLEPFIEDEEEARKLIRHFLIFLDRTISDSYCHMNLGPEETRAGRMIVEIQKELWENAIPSMTLLYDPDITPDDFARTCVECALACAKPSFANHKEYSKLYTTPYGIASCYNALPIGGGAFTLSRIVLSRLAERAKDSEHLIHDLLPIAVKELCDYIEKKITFLVEETHFFKSNFLVQEGFVSLEKFTGMFGLVGMNECVNILMAKEGKSGTYGHSEEADAMAKRILDKLTTCMESYESRFCDCTNHHFSLHAQVGIADDYSISPGVRIAIGDELPLHEHLLHCSQFHPYFKSGVGDIFPFDETAKRNPDAIVDLIKGGFAQGMRYFSTYGSDADVIRITGYLVKKSDIAKLDAGIAVQQANATWGLGEVRNSRILERMVRSLE, from the coding sequence ATGAAAAAAGAGGTAAAAGCCGTCATCGACAACTGTGCCCTTACCCATGAGCAAGCGATGATGAACCTATCTTCGATTCCGTTGAACTATGTGGAATTTTTCGATACCACCCCGCGGTTCCGGGAGCTGCGGGAAGCCGGCGTCCTGTGTACCATGAGCGAAGGCAACGGCACCTACGCCCCCCGCTACGTTCTGCCCGACTATGAAAAGCTGATGCGGGAGGGCTGCAGGTTCCTGAGACTGGACCCCCCTACCAACCTGTGGGAGGCTGTCACTGTCCTGGAAATCTTCTACCAGCATATTCCCTCTGTCACCCACTTTCCTGTATATCTGGGACCGGTGGACAAACTGCTGGAACCCTTCATCGAGGATGAGGAAGAAGCCAGAAAGCTGATCCGTCACTTTCTCATCTTCCTGGACCGCACCATCTCCGACTCCTACTGCCATATGAATCTGGGGCCCGAAGAGACCCGCGCCGGCCGCATGATCGTGGAGATCCAGAAGGAGCTGTGGGAGAACGCCATCCCCTCCATGACACTGCTGTACGACCCCGACATTACCCCAGACGATTTTGCAAGGACCTGCGTGGAATGCGCTTTGGCCTGCGCCAAGCCCAGCTTCGCCAATCACAAGGAGTACAGCAAGCTCTACACTACCCCCTACGGCATTGCCAGCTGCTACAATGCCCTGCCCATCGGCGGCGGTGCTTTCACCCTATCTCGCATCGTGCTGAGCAGATTGGCCGAACGGGCCAAGGACAGCGAGCACCTGATCCATGATCTGCTGCCCATTGCGGTCAAGGAGCTGTGCGACTACATTGAGAAAAAGATCACCTTCCTGGTGGAGGAGACGCACTTCTTCAAGTCTAATTTCCTGGTCCAGGAGGGTTTCGTCAGCTTGGAGAAATTCACCGGCATGTTCGGTCTGGTGGGTATGAACGAATGTGTCAATATTCTGATGGCAAAGGAAGGCAAGAGCGGCACCTACGGCCACAGCGAGGAAGCCGACGCCATGGCAAAACGCATTCTCGATAAACTGACCACGTGCATGGAAAGCTACGAGAGCCGCTTCTGCGACTGCACCAACCATCACTTCTCCCTCCATGCCCAGGTCGGCATCGCCGATGACTATTCCATCAGCCCCGGCGTACGCATCGCAATCGGTGATGAGCTGCCCCTGCATGAGCACCTGCTCCACTGTAGTCAGTTCCACCCCTATTTCAAATCCGGTGTGGGCGATATCTTCCCCTTCGACGAGACTGCCAAGCGCAACCCCGACGCCATCGTCGACCTGATCAAGGGCGGCTTTGCCCAGGGCATGCGCTACTTCTCTACCTATGGCTCCGACGCTGACGTCATCCGCATCACCGGCTATCTGGTCAAGAAGTCTGACATCGCCAAGCTCGATGCCGGCATTGCTGTTCAGCAGGCCAACGCCACCTGGGGGCTTGGCGAGGTCCGCAACAGCCGCATTCTGGAAAGAATGGTGCGGAGCCTGGAATGA